The Tautonia plasticadhaerens nucleotide sequence AGCCGAAGCCTGTCCCGAAGGGAGGAGACCGCCGCCCGGCCGGCGAGGGATGATCGCCGGGCCGCGAATAAAATGAGGCGGGCCGGTAACAGCCAGGGGCAATTCGCTTGATCCTCCGGTAGCGAGCAATCCGGCCGGGCTGCGCAGACCCCGCGAGCTGCGGAGGCCCGCCTCTCGGGCTTCGGGCGGCCGATGCCTCGCGAAGGCAAGCGAACCATGTTCGCCTTTTATCCCATTCTCGGAGGTCTCATGAACCGCCTGTCACCGTTGGTGTTGACGATAGGGTTCGCAGTCACTTTGGTGGGCCCGAGTCGGGCCCAGGAAGGGCGCACCGAGGCAGGGCCAGCGCGCACTTCTATAACAATCCGGCAAGCTCTGCGGCCTTGCGCCCGCCCCGCTGCCCGGGTATACCGTCCACCGTGTCGTGAACCAGACCCGGTGGCCGGAGGTCGGCGATGGCGGGCACCCGCAGCAAGCTCGACGAGATCGTGGCATCGTTCGCGATGCTGGAAGATCCCCGCTCCCACATCAACCGCCGGCATCCGCTGCCCAGCGTCCTGGTCATCGCTGTCTTGGCCGTCCTCGCCGGCGCCGCCGGGCCCACCGCCATCGCCCGCTGGGCGAAGCTCAAAGAGGGGCTCCTGATGGACCTCCTCGACCTGCCGCGCGGCATCCCCGGCAAGGATGTCCTCCGCCGCATCCTGATGACGCTCAAGCCCGCGGCCTTCGAGGCCGCCTTCAACGCCTGGATCGCCCGCCTCCGCGACGAGGCCATCGCCACGACCGGCGTCGATCGGCCGGTCGTCGCCATCGACGGCAAGACGGCCCGCCGCAGCCGCGACGCGAAGGAGGGCCTCGGCCCGCTGCACATCGTCACCGCCTGGGCCGGCGAGTACGGCCTGGCGCTGGGACAGGAGGTGTGCGGCGAGAAGTCGAACGAGATCACGGCCATCCCCGAGCTGCTGAGGCGGATCGACGTCCGCGGCGGGGTAGTGACGATCGACGCGATGGGGGCGCAGAAGGTGATCGCCGAGGAGGTAGTCCGCGGCAAGGCCGACTACGTGTTGGCCCTGAAGGGGAACCACGAGGCGCTGCATCGGGCGGTCATCGAGCACATCGACGAACAGCTGGAGGGGGATCTCAAGGGGGCCGAGGAGCTGACGACGAGCGAGCGCGGGCACGGTCGCGAGGAGCACCGGACCTACCTGCACCTGCCAGCGCCGGCGGCCCTGCCCGGCCGGGCGGAGTGGAAGGGGCTGAGGTCGGTCGGCGTCGTGACGTCGCGGCGGGTGAAGGGAGGCGAAGAGAGCATTGAGATTCGCTACTACCTCAGCAGCCTGCCGGTGGACGCGGAGCAGTTCGCCCGCGCGGTGCGGGGCCACTGGTCCGTGGAGAACGCGTGCCATTGGTCGCTCGACGTGACGTTCCGGGAGGATGACTCGCGGGTCCGCCAGCGGGTGCTGGGGGCGAACATCACCTGGCTGTATCGCTTCACATTGTCGCTCCTCAAGCAGCACCCCGACCGGCGACAGAGCCTGGCCATGAAGCGCCGCGGCTGCGGCTGGAGCGACACGTTTCTGATGGAAGTCATTGCTGCGTTAACATGTTAGTGTGCGCTGGCCCTGCGCACCGAGGCGGCGCCCTCCGCGGAGGTCGCGGGGGACACCGACACGGCCATCCTGAGCCTCTCCGAGCAGCAGTGGCGCTGGATGTCGGATCGCAACGTCGGTTCCCTGGCCGCCCTCTTCCATGAAGAGGCTGTCTTCGTCCACATGTGAGGGATCATGTCCAGGGACCAGTAACCCGATGTCATCAGGAACGGGGGGATACACTACAAGGACGTGGACATCCAGGAGGCATCGGTGCGGGTCACCGGCACGACTGCCATCGTCCTGAGCAAGATCCGCCTGGTGGCCGTTGTCGGCGGCGATGAGGTGACCAATCCCCTCGTGGTGACCGAGGTGTATGTGCAGCAAGGCGATGCCCGGAAGTTGGCCTCGCTCTCGTTCACCAGGCTGCTCGG carries:
- a CDS encoding ISAs1 family transposase, translated to MAGTRSKLDEIVASFAMLEDPRSHINRRHPLPSVLVIAVLAVLAGAAGPTAIARWAKLKEGLLMDLLDLPRGIPGKDVLRRILMTLKPAAFEAAFNAWIARLRDEAIATTGVDRPVVAIDGKTARRSRDAKEGLGPLHIVTAWAGEYGLALGQEVCGEKSNEITAIPELLRRIDVRGGVVTIDAMGAQKVIAEEVVRGKADYVLALKGNHEALHRAVIEHIDEQLEGDLKGAEELTTSERGHGREEHRTYLHLPAPAALPGRAEWKGLRSVGVVTSRRVKGGEESIEIRYYLSSLPVDAEQFARAVRGHWSVENACHWSLDVTFREDDSRVRQRVLGANITWLYRFTLSLLKQHPDRRQSLAMKRRGCGWSDTFLMEVIAALTC
- a CDS encoding nuclear transport factor 2 family protein, giving the protein MRNGGIHYKDVDIQEASVRVTGTTAIVLSKIRLVAVVGGDEVTNPLVVTEVYVQQGDARKLASLSFTRLLGP